From one Pandoraea faecigallinarum genomic stretch:
- a CDS encoding type II toxin-antitoxin system MqsA family antitoxin, whose product MKCPVCGAAELIHDTRDLPYTYKGETTMIPAVTADFCPACDESITDMAETERVMGEMQAFHRQVNAAIVDPAFIVKVRKKLDLGQREAAEIFGGGINAFSRYENGKTKPPLALVKLFKLLDRHPDLLNEVRTA is encoded by the coding sequence ATGAAATGTCCGGTTTGCGGCGCGGCGGAACTGATCCATGACACCCGCGACCTGCCCTACACCTACAAGGGCGAAACCACGATGATTCCTGCGGTGACGGCTGACTTTTGCCCCGCCTGCGATGAGTCCATCACCGACATGGCCGAAACCGAGCGCGTCATGGGTGAAATGCAGGCGTTCCACAGACAGGTGAACGCGGCTATCGTTGACCCCGCCTTCATCGTCAAGGTGCGCAAAAAGCTCGACCTGGGACAGCGTGAGGCCGCCGAAATCTTCGGCGGCGGCATCAATGCCTTCTCGCGTTACGAGAACGGCAAGACCAAGCCGCCGCTGGCCCTAGTCAAGCTGTTCAAACTGCTGGATCGGCACCCCGATCTGCTCAACGAAGTTAGAACCGCTTGA